The following are encoded together in the Clostridium sp. BJN0013 genome:
- a CDS encoding ABC transporter permease, translating to MVINKKIKRTMMENKSQYIGSLLLIILSCVLFTMFNLLSSNISSISSSFEKNYNQEDADFILNKRLNNLDSLKTKFNMDIEETRTVDYTISNNNILRIFSENTKINIPAIIEGKNLNGNDILIDPAYAKANNLNINDHIKIYEKSFKISGFMSLPNYIYPLKSETDLINDPNSFGIGVISKNDFSSFKSGNNFYSIKFNGSEGNVDSKILQFKNYLKSQNIIVLQWTNTSENPRVTYVSAKLNSIDQISSSMPIALLLLTCILTGTVMWRMLKKESTIIGTLYSLGYNKWEITKHYLMYPLSIAFTGGLIGTVLGAIFSKPMVNLMLQYFNMPMDSMDFTAKYIVSSILLPVIFLGTCSYFVIRSTLKYSPIQLIRNNYGKNKVGFMERKLKLDRLKFSTKFKIREQLRNIPRSIFLLLGVIFATMFLLFGFATKSSMDYLMKDAFNESFKYNYAYIFNSIQSGEPAAGEAFCEIPLNLKYDNKMNITLYGISPNSKYVSLKDSAGNNLDTDKVIITKPLADKLGLSPNDTINVINKLDSKEYNIKIDDIAETYLGQYVYMPIEKFDHMFGYPPHSYMGLWSSNKLKIPEDKLLTTASVEDIKKSFNAMIQPLKLTIGSISVISFIIGLIVIYVVTSLIIEENRKNIGLLKILGYRKKEIYSLILNSSSLMVFAGYILGIPLILVFLNSLFNSAAKDMSISFPVTINYIYIILGFIIIYLTYELSKALNRKKINRISMTDSLKSENE from the coding sequence ATGGTCATAAATAAGAAAATCAAAAGAACCATGATGGAAAACAAGTCACAATATATAGGTTCTCTGCTGCTTATCATTTTAAGCTGTGTTCTATTTACTATGTTCAACTTGCTTTCCAGCAATATATCAAGTATATCCTCTTCTTTTGAAAAAAATTACAACCAGGAAGATGCTGATTTCATTTTGAATAAAAGATTGAACAATCTAGATTCTCTTAAGACAAAATTCAACATGGACATAGAAGAGACCAGAACAGTTGATTATACAATATCAAATAACAACATTCTCAGGATATTCAGTGAAAATACAAAAATAAACATTCCCGCAATCATTGAGGGAAAAAACTTAAATGGAAATGATATTCTGATTGATCCTGCTTATGCAAAGGCAAATAATCTCAATATCAATGACCACATAAAAATCTATGAGAAATCCTTTAAGATATCAGGCTTTATGTCACTTCCAAACTATATATATCCTCTGAAATCAGAAACGGATCTGATAAATGATCCAAATAGTTTTGGAATAGGGGTAATAAGTAAGAATGATTTTAGCAGTTTTAAAAGCGGAAACAATTTCTACAGTATAAAATTTAATGGCAGTGAAGGGAATGTGGATTCTAAAATACTGCAGTTTAAAAACTACTTAAAAAGTCAAAATATAATTGTACTTCAGTGGACAAATACCAGTGAAAATCCAAGAGTAACCTACGTAAGTGCAAAGCTCAACAGCATAGATCAAATAAGTTCCTCCATGCCAATTGCCTTATTACTCCTAACTTGTATACTCACAGGAACTGTCATGTGGAGGATGTTAAAAAAGGAATCTACAATTATAGGAACCCTTTATTCTCTTGGATATAATAAATGGGAAATCACAAAACACTACCTTATGTATCCCCTGTCCATTGCATTTACAGGTGGATTAATTGGAACCGTACTTGGAGCCATCTTCTCAAAACCCATGGTCAATTTAATGCTCCAGTATTTTAATATGCCTATGGACTCCATGGACTTTACTGCAAAATATATAGTATCAAGTATCCTTCTACCTGTAATTTTTCTAGGAACCTGCAGCTATTTTGTAATAAGATCCACCCTCAAATATTCTCCCATACAGCTGATAAGAAACAACTACGGGAAAAATAAGGTAGGTTTTATGGAAAGAAAATTAAAACTTGACAGATTAAAATTTTCCACCAAGTTCAAGATCAGGGAACAGCTTAGAAACATACCCCGAAGTATATTTCTTTTATTGGGTGTTATATTTGCAACAATGTTTCTCCTCTTTGGATTTGCCACCAAAAGTTCTATGGACTATCTTATGAAGGATGCTTTCAATGAATCATTTAAATACAATTATGCCTACATTTTTAATTCTATCCAAAGTGGAGAACCTGCAGCAGGTGAAGCCTTTTGCGAAATACCCTTAAATTTGAAATATGACAACAAGATGAATATCACTCTATACGGAATAAGCCCCAATTCGAAATACGTTTCATTGAAAGATAGTGCAGGAAATAATTTGGATACGGATAAAGTTATTATTACAAAACCCCTTGCAGACAAACTTGGATTAAGTCCAAATGATACCATAAATGTTATAAACAAGCTTGATTCAAAAGAATACAATATAAAAATAGATGACATCGCAGAAACTTATTTGGGGCAATATGTATATATGCCAATAGAAAAATTTGACCATATGTTTGGCTATCCGCCTCACAGTTATATGGGCCTTTGGAGTTCAAATAAACTGAAAATTCCAGAAGACAAGTTACTTACTACTGCTTCAGTAGAGGACATAAAAAAATCTTTTAATGCAATGATACAACCCCTTAAATTAACCATAGGCTCCATATCAGTTATATCTTTCATAATAGGGCTCATAGTTATATATGTAGTAACTTCTTTAATCATAGAAGAGAACAGAAAAAATATAGGACTGCTTAAAATATTGGGATATAGAAAAAAAGAGATTTACTCTCTCATATTAAATAGTTCTTCACTTATGGTTTTTGCAGGTTATATTCTGGGAATACCACTGATTCTTGTATTTTTGAACTCATTATTTAATTCTGCCGCCAAAGATATGAGCATTTCATTCCCTGTAACTATAAACTATATATACATCATTCTAGGGTTTATCATAATATATCTGACCTATGAATTATCCAAAGCTCTAAACAGGAAGAAAATCAACAGAATTTCAATGACTGACTCTCTAAAATCGGAAAATGAGTAA
- a CDS encoding ABC transporter ATP-binding protein — translation MFMQVNNLKKSYKTGDIVTPVLDNVNLSLDSGEIGAILGPSGSGKSTLLNIIGGLDFCDHGSVIVDNTEVTKLSDKRLTEYRRKKIGFIFQFYNLIPHLTVGENIEVVSNISKHPLSTDEILKDVDMLDKKYRFPNELSGGEQQRTAIARAIVKNPSLLLCDEPTGALDFLTSREILKLLQRINRNFGTTILMITHNEAISSMANRIYKLRSGKIVENKINKNIVSAERIEW, via the coding sequence AATGTAAATTTGTCCCTTGACAGTGGAGAAATTGGTGCAATTCTTGGTCCTTCAGGCTCCGGTAAATCCACCCTGCTCAATATAATAGGCGGGCTGGATTTCTGTGATCACGGATCAGTTATAGTAGATAACACAGAAGTCACCAAACTTTCGGATAAAAGGCTTACTGAATATAGAAGAAAGAAAATAGGATTTATATTTCAATTTTATAATCTTATACCCCACCTCACTGTAGGTGAAAATATTGAAGTTGTTTCAAATATAAGCAAACATCCATTGTCCACAGATGAGATATTAAAGGATGTAGATATGCTTGATAAAAAATACAGATTCCCGAATGAACTCAGCGGAGGTGAGCAGCAGAGAACCGCGATTGCAAGAGCTATAGTTAAAAATCCATCCCTTCTTTTATGTGACGAGCCTACGGGGGCATTGGATTTTTTAACTTCAAGGGAAATATTGAAACTGCTTCAAAGAATCAACAGAAATTTTGGTACAACCATACTCATGATAACCCATAATGAGGCTATAAGTTCCATGGCCAATAGAATTTATAAATTGAGAAGTGGGAAAATTGTGGAAAACAAGATAAATAAAAACATAGTTTCTGCAGAAAGGATTGAGTGGTAA